A region of the Agromyces sp. CF514 genome:
GTCGTCGACGGCGCGGAGGGCAGCGTCGTGCGGTGGTTCGCCGAGGGGGAGTTCCACTCGCGTCGGCTCAGCGCCGACGAGCGGCACCACGTCGCCGATCCGCAGCAGGAACCGGCGTTCTACCGCGAGCGCGAACCCGAGCACCTGCGCCTGCACGAGCCGCCCGCCGGTCGCCGGGTGCTGCGGCTGCTCGGCATCGTGTTCCTGGCGCTCGCCGTGGTCGCGGGCATCGTCGGCGTCATCGCCATGCTCGTCGCCTGATCGCGCAGCAGCGTCGTCGTGCGAACGGGCGGATGCCGCGGCATCCGCCCTACTCGAGTGCGGCGAACTTCTCGATGTCGCCCTCGGTGCCCGAGACGATGATGAGGTCGTGGTTGGAGACCACGGTCTGCTCGGTCGCGTAGGTGAACGGCTTGCCGGGGCTCTTCACGCCGACGACCGTCACGCGGTGCTTCGAGCGCACGCCGGACTCGGTGAGGTTCTTGCCGCGGATCGGCTTCGGCGGGTACATCTTCACGAGCGCGAAGTCGTCGTCGAACTCGATGAAGTCGAGCATGCGGCCCGACACCAGGTGGGCCGTGCGTTCGCCCGCCTCGCGCTCGGGATAGATCACGTGGTTCGCGCCGATGCGCTCGAGGATCTTGCCGTGCGAGGCCGAGATCGCCTTCGCCCAGATCTGGGGGATCTTCAGGTCGACGAGGTTCGCGGTGATGAGCACCGACGCCTCGACCGATGAACCGACCGCGCAGACCGCGATCGAGAAGTCCTGGGCGCCGATCTGGCGGAGCGCGTCGATCGACTTGGCGTCGGCGACGACGGCGTGCGTCACCCGCTCGGACCACTTCTGCACGAGGATCTCGTCGGTGTCGACGGCGAGCACCTCGCGGCCGAGGCGATCGAGCTGGCCGGCCGTGGCGGCGCCGAAGCGACCGAGTCCGATGACGAGCACCGGGGCGTCGTGCTTGATGCGATCAACCAACGATGGGCCTCTCTTCCGGACGCTTGAACAACTGTCGTCGCTGGCTCGCTGCGAGGGCC
Encoded here:
- a CDS encoding TrkA family potassium uptake protein translates to MVDRIKHDAPVLVIGLGRFGAATAGQLDRLGREVLAVDTDEILVQKWSERVTHAVVADAKSIDALRQIGAQDFSIAVCAVGSSVEASVLITANLVDLKIPQIWAKAISASHGKILERIGANHVIYPEREAGERTAHLVSGRMLDFIEFDDDFALVKMYPPKPIRGKNLTESGVRSKHRVTVVGVKSPGKPFTYATEQTVVSNHDLIIVSGTEGDIEKFAALE